The Pseudomonas extremaustralis genome contains a region encoding:
- the xerC gene encoding tyrosine recombinase XerC — translation MERQLDAYCAHLRNERQVSPHTLEAYRRDLNKVLAYCEKQQITSWKALDIQSLRSLIARLHQQGQSSRSLSRLLSAVRGLYHYLNREGLCDHDPANGLAPPKGERRLPKTLDTDRALQLLDGAVEDDFLAHRDQAILELFYSSGLRLSELTGLNLDQLDLADGLVQVLGKGSKTRVLPVGRKAREALQLWLPLRALTNPADDAVFVSQQGRRLGPRAIQLRVKAAGERELGQNLHPHMLRHSFASHLLESSQDLRAVQELLGHSDIKTTQIYTHLDFQHLATVYDSAHPRAKRIKGGDS, via the coding sequence ATGGAACGGCAACTGGACGCTTATTGCGCTCACCTGCGCAACGAGCGCCAGGTGTCGCCCCATACCCTGGAAGCCTACCGGCGGGACTTGAACAAGGTCCTGGCGTACTGCGAAAAACAACAGATCACCAGCTGGAAGGCCCTGGATATCCAGAGCCTGCGCAGCCTGATTGCGCGGCTGCACCAGCAAGGCCAATCCTCGCGCAGCCTGTCGCGCCTGCTGTCGGCGGTGCGCGGCCTGTATCACTACCTGAACCGTGAAGGCCTGTGCGACCACGACCCGGCCAATGGCCTGGCCCCGCCCAAGGGCGAACGGCGCCTGCCCAAGACCCTGGACACCGATCGCGCCCTGCAACTGCTCGATGGTGCCGTGGAGGATGACTTCCTCGCCCATCGCGACCAGGCGATCCTCGAACTGTTCTACTCCTCGGGCCTGCGCCTGTCGGAGCTGACCGGCCTGAACCTCGATCAACTGGACCTGGCCGACGGCCTGGTGCAAGTGCTCGGCAAAGGCAGCAAGACCCGCGTGCTGCCGGTCGGCCGGAAGGCCCGGGAAGCGCTGCAACTGTGGCTGCCCCTGCGCGCGCTGACCAACCCGGCGGACGACGCCGTATTCGTCAGCCAGCAGGGCCGGCGCCTAGGGCCGCGGGCCATTCAACTACGGGTCAAGGCGGCCGGTGAGCGCGAGCTGGGGCAGAACCTGCATCCGCACATGCTGCGGCACTCGTTTGCCAGTCATTTGCTGGAGTCGTCCCAAGACCTGCGCGCAGTGCAGGAACTGCTCGGCCACTCCGATATCAAGACCACGCAAATCTATACCCATCTGGACTTCCAGCACCTGGCAACGGTGTATGACAGCGCCCATCCACGGGCCAAACGCATCAAGGGCGGCGACTCATGA
- a CDS encoding DUF484 family protein, with protein sequence MTDKPQVPAQATPSESLEAAAVAAYLEANPDFFVDHEELLPALRIPHQRGDTVSLVERQMKILRERNIEMRHRLSQLMDVARDNDRLFDKTRRLILTLMDATSLEEAVIAVEDSLRLDFQVPFVSLILFSDNPMPVGRWVSGGEAQTAIGGLLSEGKTICGTLREHELDFLFGTEQRKQIGSTAVVALSHQGLHGVLAIGSRDPAHYKSSVGTLFLTYIAEVLGRILPRFTTALRAVR encoded by the coding sequence ATGACCGATAAGCCTCAAGTACCCGCCCAAGCAACCCCGAGCGAAAGCCTGGAGGCCGCAGCTGTCGCGGCGTACCTTGAGGCTAATCCGGACTTTTTCGTCGACCACGAAGAATTGCTGCCGGCCCTGCGCATCCCCCACCAGCGCGGCGATACCGTGTCGCTGGTGGAGCGGCAGATGAAGATCCTGCGCGAGCGCAACATCGAAATGCGCCATCGGCTCTCGCAGTTGATGGACGTCGCGCGCGACAACGACCGCCTGTTCGACAAGACCCGCCGCCTGATCCTCACACTGATGGATGCCACCAGCCTGGAAGAAGCGGTGATCGCCGTGGAAGACAGCCTGCGCCTGGACTTCCAGGTGCCCTTCGTCAGCCTGATCCTGTTCAGCGACAACCCGATGCCGGTGGGTCGCTGGGTCAGCGGTGGCGAGGCGCAAACCGCCATCGGCGGCCTGCTGTCCGAAGGCAAGACCATCTGCGGCACCCTGCGCGAGCATGAACTGGACTTCCTGTTCGGCACCGAACAACGCAAGCAGATCGGCTCCACCGCCGTGGTCGCCCTCAGCCATCAAGGTCTGCACGGCGTGCTGGCCATCGGCAGCCGAGACCCCGCGCATTACAAGAGTTCGGTGGGCACGCTGTTCCTGACCTACATCGCCGAAGTGCTGGGCCGCATACTGCCGCGCTTCACCACCGCCCTGCGCGCGGTGCGCTAG
- the dapF gene encoding diaminopimelate epimerase — MLLRFTKMHGLGNDFMVLDLVSQHAHILPKHAKQWGDRHTGIGFDQLLIVEAPSNPEVDFRYRIFNSDGSEVEQCGNGARCFARFVLDKRLTAKRQIRVETKSGVIELDIRNDGQISVNMGAPRLVPADIPFQAAEQATHYALDVDGQSVDIAAVSMGNPHAVLRVNDINSAPVHELGPKIEHHPRFPARVNVGFLQVIDRSRAQLRVWERGAGETQACGTGACAAAVAAISQGWMDSPLLIDLPGGRLSIEWAGPGHPVLMTGPATRVYEGQVRL, encoded by the coding sequence ATGCTGCTGCGTTTTACCAAGATGCACGGGCTGGGCAACGATTTCATGGTCCTTGACCTGGTCAGCCAGCACGCGCACATCCTGCCCAAGCACGCTAAACAGTGGGGCGACCGGCATACCGGGATTGGCTTCGATCAATTGCTGATCGTCGAGGCGCCGAGCAACCCGGAGGTGGATTTCCGTTATCGGATCTTCAATTCCGACGGCTCCGAAGTGGAGCAGTGCGGCAACGGAGCGCGCTGCTTTGCGCGCTTCGTGCTGGACAAGCGCCTGACCGCCAAGCGCCAGATTCGTGTCGAGACCAAGAGCGGCGTGATCGAGCTGGATATCCGTAATGACGGCCAGATCAGCGTCAACATGGGCGCGCCACGCCTGGTGCCCGCGGATATTCCGTTCCAGGCCGCCGAGCAGGCGACCCACTACGCGCTGGACGTCGATGGACAATCGGTGGATATCGCCGCCGTGTCGATGGGCAATCCCCATGCGGTGCTGCGGGTCAACGACATCAACAGCGCGCCCGTGCATGAGCTGGGGCCGAAGATCGAACATCACCCGCGCTTTCCGGCACGGGTCAATGTGGGCTTCCTGCAGGTGATCGACCGTTCCCGCGCGCAATTGCGCGTGTGGGAGCGCGGCGCCGGCGAAACCCAGGCCTGCGGTACCGGCGCTTGCGCTGCCGCCGTGGCCGCGATCAGCCAGGGGTGGATGGATTCGCCGCTGCTGATCGACCTGCCCGGTGGACGCCTGTCCATCGAATGGGCAGGCCCCGGCCACCCGGTGCTGATGACCGGGCCGGCCACGCGTGTATACGAAGGACAGGTCCGTCTATGA
- the lysA gene encoding diaminopimelate decarboxylase, which produces MDAFNYRDGELFAEGVALSAIAERFGTPTYVYSRAHIEAQYRSFTDPLDGVPHLVCYAVKANSNLGVLNVLARLGAGFDIVSRGELERVLAAGGQADKVVFSGVGKSREDMRRALEVGVHCFNVESAEELERLQVVAAEMGVRAPISLRVNPDVDAGTHPYISTGLKENKFGIAIADAEDVYIRAAQLPNLEVLGVDCHIGSQLTTLPPFLDALDRLLALVDRLGECGIYLHHIDLGGGVGVRYRDEEPPLIADYIKAVRERIEGRDLTLMFEPGRFIVANAGVLLTQVEYLKHTEHKDFAIVDAAMNDLIRPALYQAWMNVTAVKPRDSQARAYDIVGPICETGDFLAKDRQLALEEGDLLAVHSAGAYGFVMSSNYNTRGRTAEVLVDGDQAFEVRRRETVAELYAGESLLPE; this is translated from the coding sequence ATGGACGCTTTTAACTACCGGGACGGCGAGCTGTTCGCGGAAGGCGTGGCGCTGTCCGCGATTGCCGAGCGCTTTGGCACCCCGACCTATGTGTACTCGCGCGCGCACATCGAAGCCCAGTACCGCTCATTCACCGACCCTCTCGATGGCGTACCGCACCTGGTGTGCTACGCGGTCAAGGCCAACTCCAACCTGGGTGTACTGAATGTCCTGGCGCGTTTGGGCGCCGGTTTCGACATCGTCTCCCGTGGCGAGCTGGAACGTGTGCTGGCCGCTGGCGGCCAGGCCGACAAGGTCGTGTTCTCCGGCGTCGGCAAAAGCCGTGAAGACATGCGCCGCGCCCTGGAAGTCGGCGTGCATTGCTTCAACGTCGAGTCCGCCGAGGAGCTTGAACGCCTGCAGGTCGTCGCGGCCGAGATGGGCGTTCGCGCGCCGATCTCCCTGCGCGTCAACCCCGACGTCGACGCTGGCACCCACCCATATATTTCCACCGGTCTCAAAGAGAACAAGTTCGGCATCGCCATCGCCGACGCCGAGGACGTCTACATCCGCGCCGCCCAGCTGCCGAACCTGGAAGTGTTGGGCGTCGACTGCCATATCGGCTCGCAACTGACCACCCTGCCACCGTTCCTCGATGCCCTCGACCGCCTGCTGGCGCTGGTCGATCGCCTTGGCGAATGCGGCATCTACCTGCATCACATCGACCTCGGTGGCGGTGTCGGCGTGCGTTATCGCGATGAAGAGCCACCGCTGATTGCCGACTACATCAAGGCCGTGCGCGAGCGCATCGAAGGCCGCGACCTGACACTGATGTTCGAACCGGGCCGTTTTATCGTCGCCAATGCCGGCGTGCTGCTGACCCAGGTCGAATACCTCAAGCACACCGAGCACAAGGATTTCGCCATCGTCGACGCGGCGATGAACGACCTGATCCGCCCGGCGCTGTATCAGGCCTGGATGAATGTCACCGCCGTGAAGCCTCGCGACAGCCAGGCTCGTGCCTATGACATCGTCGGCCCGATCTGCGAGACCGGCGATTTCCTGGCCAAGGATCGTCAACTGGCCCTGGAAGAAGGCGATCTGCTGGCCGTGCATTCGGCCGGTGCCTACGGGTTTGTCATGAGCTCCAACTACAACACTCGCGGGCGTACCGCCGAGGTGCTGGTGGACGGTGATCAAGCGTTTGAAGTGCGTCGCCGTGAGACGGTAGCCGAGTTGTATGCTGGCGAAAGCCTGCTGCCGGAGTAA
- the lptM gene encoding LPS translocon maturation chaperone LptM produces MKRLISSLAALVAVACLVSACGQKGPLYLPDDSKDPNDQAQSSQKPAKAHKHDTY; encoded by the coding sequence ATGAAGCGCCTGATCTCTTCTCTTGCTGCGCTCGTCGCGGTCGCTTGCCTCGTTAGTGCCTGTGGTCAAAAAGGCCCGCTGTATTTGCCCGATGACAGCAAAGACCCGAATGACCAGGCGCAATCGTCGCAAAAGCCCGCCAAAGCGCATAAGCACGACACCTACTAA
- the cyaY gene encoding iron donor protein CyaY — protein sequence MSLTEARFHDLVDSTQQALEDIFDDSGLDVDLENSAGVLTVKFENGTQLIFSRQEPLRQLWLAARSGGFHFDYNEEDNNWQCDTSDELLSEMLARLVQEQAGVELGFDELNPDED from the coding sequence ATGAGTTTGACCGAAGCCCGTTTTCACGACCTGGTGGATTCGACCCAGCAGGCGCTGGAAGATATTTTCGACGACAGCGGCCTGGACGTGGACCTGGAAAATTCGGCCGGTGTGCTGACCGTCAAGTTCGAGAACGGCACCCAACTGATCTTCAGTCGCCAGGAGCCTTTGCGCCAACTGTGGCTGGCTGCACGTTCCGGTGGTTTTCACTTCGATTACAACGAAGAAGACAACAATTGGCAGTGCGATACCAGCGATGAGCTGCTCAGCGAAATGCTCGCGCGGCTGGTTCAGGAGCAAGCTGGCGTCGAACTGGGCTTCGATGAGCTGAACCCCGACGAGGACTGA
- a CDS encoding DUF1289 domain-containing protein, producing the protein MSQSAPVRAPKPLFSNISPAVPSPCISLCRLDEQKICLGCFRHVEDIREWRSADDQRRRVIVAQAEQRKVAP; encoded by the coding sequence GTGAGCCAGTCTGCGCCTGTGCGTGCGCCCAAGCCGCTGTTCAGCAATATCAGCCCGGCAGTGCCGTCACCTTGTATCAGTTTGTGTCGCCTGGATGAGCAGAAAATCTGCCTCGGCTGCTTCCGTCATGTGGAAGACATCCGGGAATGGCGCTCCGCCGATGATCAGCGGCGACGCGTGATCGTGGCCCAGGCCGAGCAGCGTAAAGTCGCGCCCTGA
- the rnk gene encoding nucleoside diphosphate kinase regulator — protein sequence MTTAPSIILTRLDVQRLEQLIDRLGDEAPGVAALQAELDRAEDVVGHDEVPAGVVTMNSSVHCREQGSGKDYHLTLVYPKDANADEGKISILAPVGSALLGLQVGQHIDWPAPGGKTLKLELLSVEAQPKDGGPFSL from the coding sequence ATGACCACCGCACCGTCCATCATTCTTACCCGTCTTGACGTGCAGCGTCTGGAGCAACTGATCGACCGCTTGGGCGACGAAGCTCCGGGCGTCGCGGCGTTGCAAGCCGAACTCGATCGCGCCGAAGACGTGGTTGGCCACGATGAAGTGCCTGCGGGTGTCGTGACCATGAACTCCAGCGTGCATTGCCGTGAGCAAGGCAGCGGCAAGGATTACCACCTGACCCTGGTCTATCCGAAAGACGCGAACGCCGATGAAGGCAAGATCTCGATCCTGGCCCCGGTGGGCAGTGCCTTGCTTGGCTTGCAAGTGGGCCAGCATATTGATTGGCCAGCACCTGGCGGCAAGACCCTCAAGCTTGAATTGCTCAGCGTTGAAGCCCAGCCCAAAGACGGCGGTCCCTTTTCGCTCTAG
- a CDS encoding class I adenylate cyclase, with amino-acid sequence MTRTHEIRPDLDEGIDRKVLAQLRARFMALNEGRMARAVEGLTPRQQSVLTLLPLFFHVNHPLLPGYVSGSTPAGLSNFEPDAQALTEAQRLTRSFSYKPRHGNPPRPIHGLFLMGSLGTLAQADQSDMDVWVCHAADLGENELAELRKKCQLLEAWALSMGAEAHFFLIEPTRFVLGERDTQLSSDDCGTTQHYLLLDEFYRTAIWLAGRTPIWWLVPVYEETRYAEFTHTLMSKRFIRADETLDLGHLARIPPGEFIGAGLWQLFKGIESPYKSLLKLLLTEVYASEHPNVHCLSLRFKRAVFANQMDLDELDPYIVVYRRIEEYLKARNEPERLELVRRALYLKVNRKLTSGQRTIGWQRLLLERLAHEWGWDQRQLALLDSRSQWKVRQVVSERRDLVNELNYSYRFLTQFARTEQTVSLINKRDLNVLGRRLYAAFERKAGKVEFINPGIAPDLAEDTLTLVQSPIRKEPGQHHWGLYNGNLTALEWEHFAPIKRSRDLLEMLTWCHRNGVIDSSTRLALHPGASDLTEFELFNLLGSLQQSIALPLASVDEERLLRSAVPEEVLLLINVGIDPLKHHRDLNILMTTERTDSLSYAGVRDNLVLTLDQVTLNSWNEVMVSRYDGPQALLDCLRDYLNQLPPDHLPRLRVRCFCHNRAQFIARRVEEIFDTAQNLLLAQGNHRYVLQVQQHYHVMELVPGQATHVSLPTQDALIAYLSEELASFSPLHLDAMALEDHELALLLPMGMADCIQVFYRVNENFAELYVLDEFNALWQQRLPFHDEQSLLVPLQRFLQSIIYRRDALSPLDPQQPLGAVQILYYQLLPSGSNRARGIEPRPAPQNPANKPFYDVQAIIGKAAPGQVGITLYCNQREFSELEFGDQLFAVVAQEIVGQRREAERYRCYITDLDLSGLLGDVQSPSNLYLRYKAELERSLNQALSRI; translated from the coding sequence ATGACCCGCACCCATGAAATCCGCCCCGACCTGGACGAAGGCATCGACCGCAAGGTGCTGGCCCAGTTGCGTGCGCGTTTCATGGCGCTCAATGAAGGCCGCATGGCCCGGGCCGTCGAAGGGCTGACGCCACGCCAGCAAAGTGTGCTGACCCTGTTACCGCTGTTTTTTCACGTCAACCACCCGCTGCTGCCAGGCTATGTGTCGGGTAGCACGCCGGCGGGCCTGTCGAACTTCGAGCCTGACGCTCAAGCCCTGACCGAAGCCCAGCGCCTCACCCGTTCGTTCTCCTACAAACCACGCCACGGCAACCCACCGCGACCGATCCACGGTCTGTTCCTGATGGGCAGCCTGGGCACCCTGGCCCAGGCCGATCAGAGCGATATGGACGTGTGGGTGTGCCACGCGGCAGACCTGGGCGAAAACGAGCTGGCCGAGCTGCGCAAGAAATGCCAACTCCTGGAAGCCTGGGCCCTGAGCATGGGTGCCGAAGCCCACTTCTTCCTGATCGAGCCGACCCGCTTTGTGCTGGGCGAACGGGACACGCAACTGAGCTCTGACGATTGCGGCACCACCCAGCATTACCTGTTGCTGGACGAGTTCTACCGCACCGCCATCTGGCTGGCCGGGCGTACGCCGATCTGGTGGCTGGTACCGGTGTATGAAGAAACACGCTACGCCGAGTTCACCCACACGCTGATGTCCAAACGTTTTATCCGTGCCGATGAAACCCTCGACCTCGGCCACCTGGCGCGCATCCCGCCGGGCGAATTCATCGGGGCCGGGCTGTGGCAATTGTTCAAGGGCATCGAGTCGCCCTACAAGTCGTTGCTCAAGCTGCTGCTGACCGAGGTCTATGCCAGCGAGCACCCGAACGTGCACTGCTTGAGCCTGCGCTTCAAACGGGCGGTGTTCGCCAATCAGATGGACCTGGATGAACTGGACCCCTATATCGTGGTGTACCGGCGCATCGAGGAATACCTCAAGGCCCGCAACGAGCCCGAACGCCTGGAACTGGTACGCCGCGCGCTGTACCTGAAGGTCAACCGCAAGCTCACCTCCGGCCAGCGCACCATCGGCTGGCAGCGACTCTTGCTGGAGCGCCTGGCCCATGAGTGGGGTTGGGATCAGCGACAATTGGCGCTACTGGACAGCCGCAGCCAATGGAAAGTCCGCCAGGTGGTCTCCGAACGGCGCGACTTGGTCAACGAACTCAATTACAGCTATCGCTTCCTGACCCAGTTCGCGCGCACCGAGCAGACTGTCAGCCTGATCAATAAGCGCGACCTCAATGTGCTGGGCCGCCGCCTGTATGCGGCCTTTGAGCGCAAGGCCGGCAAAGTCGAGTTCATCAACCCCGGCATCGCCCCGGACCTGGCCGAAGACACCCTGACCCTGGTGCAATCGCCCATCCGCAAGGAGCCGGGCCAGCACCACTGGGGCCTGTACAACGGCAACCTAACCGCCCTGGAGTGGGAGCACTTCGCGCCGATCAAGCGCAGCCGCGACCTCCTGGAAATGCTCACCTGGTGCCACCGCAATGGCGTGATCGACAGCAGTACCCGCCTGGCCCTGCACCCTGGCGCCAGCGATCTGACCGAATTCGAGCTGTTCAACCTGCTGGGTAGCCTGCAACAGAGCATCGCCCTGCCCCTGGCCAGCGTCGATGAAGAACGCCTGCTGCGCTCGGCGGTGCCCGAAGAGGTATTGCTGCTGATCAACGTCGGCATCGACCCGCTCAAGCACCACCGCGACCTGAATATCCTGATGACCACCGAGCGCACCGACTCCCTGAGTTATGCCGGTGTACGCGACAACCTGGTGCTGACCCTGGACCAAGTCACCCTCAATAGCTGGAACGAGGTGATGGTCAGCCGCTACGACGGCCCCCAGGCCCTGCTCGACTGCCTGCGCGACTATCTCAACCAACTGCCGCCGGACCACCTGCCACGCCTGCGGGTGCGCTGCTTCTGCCACAACCGCGCGCAATTCATTGCCCGGCGTGTGGAAGAAATCTTCGACACCGCGCAGAACCTACTGCTGGCTCAGGGCAACCACCGTTATGTGTTGCAAGTACAACAGCACTATCACGTCATGGAGTTGGTACCGGGCCAGGCCACCCATGTGTCGCTGCCGACCCAGGACGCCTTGATCGCCTACCTCAGCGAAGAACTGGCCAGCTTCAGCCCGCTGCACCTGGACGCCATGGCCCTGGAAGACCACGAGCTCGCGTTGCTGCTGCCCATGGGGATGGCCGATTGCATTCAGGTCTTCTACCGGGTCAACGAAAACTTCGCCGAACTGTACGTGCTGGATGAATTCAACGCGCTCTGGCAGCAACGCTTGCCGTTCCATGATGAACAGAGCCTGCTGGTACCGTTGCAGCGCTTTCTGCAGTCGATCATTTATCGCCGTGACGCCCTGTCGCCCCTGGACCCGCAACAACCGCTGGGTGCGGTGCAAATCCTGTACTACCAACTGCTACCGTCAGGCAGCAACCGCGCACGCGGCATCGAGCCGCGGCCGGCACCGCAAAACCCGGCAAACAAGCCGTTTTATGACGTGCAGGCAATTATCGGCAAGGCGGCGCCTGGCCAGGTGGGGATTACCCTGTACTGCAATCAGCGGGAGTTTTCCGAACTGGAGTTTGGCGACCAGCTGTTTGCAGTGGTCGCCCAGGAGATCGTCGGGCAGCGCCGGGAAGCCGAGCGCTACCGCTGCTATATCACTGATCTGGACCTGTCGGGTCTGCTCGGCGATGTGCAGAGCCCAAGCAATCTGTACCTGCGTTACAAGGCCGAACTTGAGCGCTCACTGAACCAGGCACTGAGCCGGATCTAG
- a CDS encoding TIGR02647 family protein — protein MSYTPELVAELEILALFNLDSSQEGLKVHQTAAPTAIAAAQRLFEKKLIDQPDGGYLTSLGRDAAEQAQTLLTILTTATNKEAA, from the coding sequence ATGTCGTATACCCCTGAGTTGGTTGCCGAACTGGAAATCCTTGCACTCTTCAACCTGGACAGCTCCCAGGAAGGTCTGAAAGTCCACCAGACCGCTGCGCCTACTGCCATCGCCGCCGCCCAGCGCCTGTTCGAGAAAAAACTGATTGATCAACCGGACGGAGGCTACCTGACCAGCCTGGGCCGGGATGCTGCCGAGCAGGCGCAAACCCTGCTGACTATCTTGACGACCGCCACGAACAAAGAAGCCGCCTGA
- a CDS encoding glutathione S-transferase family protein produces the protein MLKLYGFSVSNYYNMVKLALLEKGLPFEEVPFYAGQTPDALAVSPRGKVPVLGVKQGFINETSVILEYIEQTQEGPSLLPAEPFQRAQVLALCREIELYIELPARACFGEAFFGMPVPEAIKEKSRAELLLGVGSLGRHGKFAPYVAGESFTLADLYFMYSLNLACGVGEKLFGLDLLAEYPAAKALLERLHAMPNARKVAADREAAMPAFMAMIAAKK, from the coding sequence ATGCTCAAGCTCTATGGATTCTCGGTCAGCAACTACTACAACATGGTCAAACTGGCGTTGCTGGAGAAAGGGCTGCCTTTTGAAGAGGTGCCTTTCTATGCCGGGCAAACCCCCGATGCCCTGGCGGTGAGCCCGCGAGGCAAGGTGCCAGTGCTGGGCGTGAAGCAAGGTTTTATCAACGAAACCAGCGTGATCCTCGAGTACATCGAGCAAACCCAGGAGGGGCCGTCGCTGCTCCCGGCCGAGCCATTTCAACGCGCCCAGGTGTTGGCGCTGTGCAGGGAAATCGAGTTGTACATCGAATTGCCCGCACGGGCGTGCTTCGGCGAGGCGTTTTTCGGCATGCCGGTGCCGGAGGCGATCAAGGAAAAATCCCGGGCCGAGTTGTTGTTAGGCGTGGGATCGCTAGGGCGACACGGTAAGTTCGCGCCGTACGTGGCGGGTGAGAGCTTCACCCTGGCGGATCTGTATTTCATGTACAGCCTGAACCTCGCCTGCGGCGTGGGCGAGAAGCTGTTTGGCCTGGACCTGTTGGCGGAGTACCCGGCGGCCAAGGCGTTGCTGGAGCGTTTGCATGCCATGCCCAACGCCCGGAAGGTGGCGGCGGACAGGGAAGCAGCGATGCCGGCGTTCATGGCGATGATTGCGGCGAAGAAGTAG